The Methanosarcinales archaeon genome includes a window with the following:
- a CDS encoding dinitrogenase iron-molybdenum cofactor biosynthesis protein, with amino-acid sequence MKIAITASGDNLECQMDPRFGRCQNFLIIDPDTMDFEVMSNESAMASGGAGIQAAQTIVNTGINALITGNLGPNAYKILSAAGIETMTGASGTVRHALEQYNNGSLQPALGATVGAHAGMPGMGARERSGRGREQKTGVSTKDVPSQSSATKEQEISMLEEELEQTEIQLAQMKKKLDVIKK; translated from the coding sequence ATGAAAATTGCTATAACTGCATCAGGAGATAATTTAGAATGCCAGATGGATCCCCGATTTGGAAGATGCCAGAATTTCCTGATCATAGATCCGGATACAATGGATTTTGAAGTTATGTCAAATGAGAGTGCAATGGCTTCTGGTGGGGCTGGAATACAGGCTGCACAAACCATTGTCAATACTGGTATTAATGCACTAATAACCGGAAATTTGGGGCCCAATGCTTATAAAATACTTTCAGCTGCCGGGATTGAAACAATGACCGGTGCCAGTGGTACTGTCAGACACGCTTTAGAACAGTACAACAACGGCAGTTTACAGCCAGCACTGGGTGCAACAGTTGGTGCTCATGCCGGAATGCCCGGCATGGGTGCCAGGGAAAGGAGCGGTCGAGGCAGAGAACAAAAGACTGGTGTAAGCACAAAGGATGTACCGAGCCAGTCATCAGCAACAAAAGAACAGGAAATCTCGATGCTGGAAGAAGAACTGGAACAGACCGAGATACAATTGGCTCAAATGAAGAAAAAACTCGATGTTATTAAAAAATAG